The Chelmon rostratus isolate fCheRos1 chromosome 9, fCheRos1.pri, whole genome shotgun sequence sequence CTTCCATGGCAATCTTCCTCGGTAACCCCTGGTCAGGCAAGGCTCCATGTTTCCTGTGCTGTTCATACCAGTCATCTACTGTCATGGTGGGAAGGCTTGGGTAACCAGCCCCAAACACCTGAGCCTGTGGATGAAGCCAACACAGTGTATCAAACAGTGGCACAACATGTTAAGGAAACTCGTTAGGGCTGTGCCAAATAGCTCTAAGCTTTGAAGCTTTATTCATAACACTGACATTCAAATTCTAAATTCTATATTTCACAGGCCTCCCAAAAAAGAGACCAGTTCATTcagaactctgcagctcagctattAACCAGTATTGAAGGTTTCCAGCAACTGCAGAAAGAAAATTGGTGATTCAGCCTTTGTCAGTTACacccaaagctctggaacacactgtCAGGGAAAGCAGCTCACCAAATATTCTttaggaaaaagaagaaaggtaAAAACGtgtctcttcactttagcctttaactagcttTGAGTTCCTAATAGTCCTGAAACCTCgcacttatgcactgctgcacctcttttaaattgtattttacttaattttatgcatcatcattattattattatctgagacaaataacacatgaaataaaCCAGTCTCTTTTCTAAGGGGGTTGATACTTTTCCATTAGGCTGAAACTGATTTTTATATTTGAGattgaaaaaaatgataaaaatatatttgtgtgtgtctggctttGTTTGGAGAGCAGAACACTGTGTCCaatgtaatgtatttatttggCGCCTTTTTAATTGGATATAAACCTCACATTTACACAAGTATTGTCAAACAAGACTCACTTGCAGTCTAGATACAGGGTTAGtgtcaaagaaaaacatcttgAATATTGTATGTAAAAATCtataaaatctaaatatatattGCTGCAGAGAACTGTATGAAAACATTACCATAAAAATAAACTGCCAAAAATTCTGTTCAATTATAGGTTTTACCAAGATGTCAAAGGTGAGCCTAAGGATATCACACAGTCTATTTACAAGCTGTGTAAAAGTCCAGTGTCTGTGAGAATATCACAGCACGTGATCAAGACACAGCATGTCTTGATTAACATTATTTTATCTTCAATATCAGAAACCAAATCCTATCCATACCATTAGAGCAAAGTTCAGGAGGGCAGGCAtatgcagagcagagctgcaaagAGTCAGAACCAtagaagagagacaggaaactggtctgtaattaaattaaaattccCTCATCGCTTGTTTTGATTAGCGGGGTTCAGCGGCCGGTGCCACaccaacattttgtttgttcttaGCTCTGATGGTAATCTCAGAAGGAGTATACTCTATATGCTACTTCTGCAATCACCAGCAGCTCATTGTGCAAATTTCCTGAACTTCATACAGCTGGTTCAGTACCTGCTGGTCCCTGCACACGCTCACCTGTACGGCGTCCTTGGTGAGGATGAAGGGTTTCATGGGAGGCCTGACCGGCTGGGTTGGCTGCTTCGTAGCACCCTGCTTCAGACCATCCATCTTCTTAAGTATCTCCATCTCCTGGTCAATGCTTTCTATTTCCTCCAGACAAAGAGTGACCCATCTCTGGAGATTCAGAATGTAGAAATCTCTGCTGACTTCATCGTCGGTCTGTCCGCTGTCCACAGCTCTCCGAACAACCGACAGTCTGGTTTCCAGCTCCTTCTTCTGACGGTACCGCTCAATCTTACCTTGTCTATGTGCTGCCATGGAAATCAGGTCTGACGAGCAGGGGGCAGTCTGGAACAAAAAGCACACATCACCCTTTAGACTATCacctcatttattttcaaactgtgcTGCAAGCGACGCTTTAACAGACACATCCAACTGTAAGTCACAGTGCTCCGTCTTTACATCCATTCACTTATGCTTAATTTGTCCTGACATACTCAGTGTTCCAGCAGTCATTttgtcactcaaacacactgtccCACCAGGAATTCTACTATTTTCTGTTCTGCACTATTCATCATTAGTCTGTGTAGCTACTGTTTGTATGAACAGAACACTTGTGTATGtccttcacagtaaaagcatcTTAAATTGATGGCAGTGATGGTGCCATTGAGTTGTACTGCACTATACTGAAAAGTGTTTCTTATATTGTGTCCATATTTATATTAATGAGGGTAGACTAAATATTACACCTCTCTATGTAACCCAATAATGTTCAACAACAGCACAAACGACAGCCTAAATCATGATAGAGTTGAATCAAGACTTctaaaacagtttgaaaaaagaaatattatAACATTATACATTATAATGTATATGAAgggaggatttactgcaggactgttcTTTAACACTTTTTTAATCCCATAATGGGGAAACAGATACACTAATGGAACAACATCACGCTGCCAAACCCCTATGTACAACCAACTAGGTTGTGCCATATATTGTACACGATTGGGACTTCGAAGTTTTGCGCAAGTCATTTGTTGGATTCCAAATTATGGGTCTGCTATGTCATATCATTCACAAAAAGACTGACATAAGCAGAGGAGGGGATGAGGCTTGAAAGACACGTTATAAGATGCAGAGAGCACAAAATCTGCAGACGGTGATGAATACCAATGGCTGCTGATTGATTTCTATTTGTTGTTATGTTGGATATTGGCCTGCAGCTGGCATCCAATAGTGTTGCTGTACATTTCATtgtgagatgaataaagtcaaggtttttttttcaactgtaTGAGCAGTACGTATCTAGTATAAATGACACGGTGTACAAGATTATCTAAATTTACTGAGATTTGTAGCCTACTACTCATTTGAACCGTAATGATGTTTTATATAGCAGGGGGTATTATGTCCCTGCTGTTAACCATCATGGACAAATAAAGAAagtgtttgtctgaaaacagtTCTTGTTAACGTTTGGATGGTGACCTGTATGCAACATTGGTGACCCTTGCTAGTCACATGCCTGCTGAAGTGGTAAACTGTTTACTTTGCTTTGTGCACCATGATAAGTCTTGTAAAATCTTTAGCGCTGGACAAGCCTTAGCCAAAGCAAACTTTGTAACGTTAGTAAGATCACTATGCTCGCAGTTAGCCATGTGACTAGCTCAGGCACCTGAAACTAACATCAATAAGAACTGTCTACAATAACTGGTGATCGTCCAGATTAATGCTGCGGCATTGGTTAGAGTCGGCGGAGAGTGGCAGGACGTGTCGTAGGTCGGGATTGGTACTGAAGTTACTGGTTACTATGAAGGATTTTGCACAAAATTACCTGCACATGATCGAACAGTATTTGAACCTTTTAAAATTGAGGTATATTACTAGTCTTACGAAACCATTGCCTGTTATGCTAGTGTAAACTTTAACTAAACCACTTAACGTTACCGTGGCTGTAGAGAATCCATTTTCTGATGCTTCGTCGGAACTTGTGTTTTCATTCGTCGACTTCGGCATTTCAAACCGCGATATGTTATACTCTTTACATCTTCTCAAGAAATCCATAAAGTACGCCTGGGCTGTTTGGACTATCTCTAGCCGCTTGTCTCGGTTTGTCTGCTTCATGGTCAGAGCTCCTAACAGAGCGGGGAGCAGCAGATATTTCAGGTCTACCGTGGCTACCTCCTCGAGCTCCTCATTGCGGCTGAACAGATCGAGCTGAGCCACCATTCTAGACGCTTCTTCCAACATACTCATCCCGCGTTTAACTCTGATCTGGATACTGGTAGATCCAAGTGGTTCGTTTGTACTGTCGACCTCCTCAAATATCTTCCACCCACGATCTAGCAAGTCTGATAATTTAGGAGGTTCTGCATCTGAACTCAATGACTGTCTAACATCGCTGTTCTTTTCACATTCCGCcatcttgtcatttttttctgggTTCCGTCTTCTTCGTCTTGTACTTTTTTAGGCAGCCCGAATGCTTCATGGAATATTACTGCCTCCCACaggtcaaacatttaaacacttaTTTACCGTATAAAATGCATAAACACCATGGATGCAAACGTaacacagcatgttttcattgcttaaatttttttatttaatttaccaCATATGTGATTttaatctttgttttcattatagCCCGCCcctgtattttattgtattttggtATTTTGCATGGGCATGCTGTACATGCTGTACATTTAATGCAAAGTGATCTGTTGACACAATTTAAGTAAACTCTATCACCAAGACGGCATGATATGGAGTGGATTAGTCTTAGAAAAATGATGACAACAGAGTGGCATACAATAAAGTACAATAAAGGATTGCACATTGAAATGCAGTTGTGCCCCCCTCCATGCTACACACCTTAGACAGCATCATAAGTGCAGACAGAGCCTccaggtctgaaaagtgaagattcagattcagaaaaacttCATTGATCCCCAGAAGgaaattgctttgttgcagtGCTTGTTGCTCAACACACAGTTAGAAAGAGGgataaagtagttaaaaaataaaaagaaaaaactacaAAGTTACAATCTACTATAAAGATAACATagccataataataataatgatagcaaaatgtgcaaatgaaaatTCAATGTGCCAAAAGTATATTGATGTGCAAATGGTaaataaaactagaaaattccccctgggaaattttgaaagggacacggggtgtgttcgagccgacaaaattgtctacgttttaaagtttgaatgaagtctctaggacaaagtatggccgagcagcggacaattgaaaaaggctgaaatttgaggaaatttccccattcatttcttatgggaaatttatcgcagttgtttgcgtcttacgtcggccttcgatggtcatagctcgaaaaccgtaagagatatcaaaatgtgccgagggtcattttgagccgacaaaattatctacgttttaaagtttgaatgaagtctctaggagaaactatggcgaagcagcggacaattgaaaaaggctgcaatttgagaaaacagcagatatcagaggtagtcagtccctgattaatgaactggtcccagctgtgtttctgtggctttctccttgtctgtctctgttgatcacctcagctgtctgtgtctgcttctctcctctgcttcatgtctctgttaacatgaattaatgaactgaatcaataaacatgaatggagctaatgctaacagagctaacagagctaacactaacggagctaacagcgcgaatacagctaacagctctaacgctaacagagctaactgtgctaactgtgctaacagagctaatagagctaacggcgttaacaagggggcggggggatggggttttcattatgcatttgtctgtgtgtgtgtgtttatgtatctgtcattgtgtgtgactgcgtatgtgtgtgtcttcgtctgtttgtgtgtgtgtgtctgcttgaactacacaagcagcccaaccagctcctacatggagatgtgtctggtatatgtgtgtctgaatgtgtgtgtgtgtgtgtgtttgtttgtgtgcgtgtgtaacttctgccccacctgctgataattacctctctacctctcccactttttacctgttcctgttcagttttgacgtgcttgtttttaatcactttttagctgttggttagccctgcttgtgtgtgcgtttgtgtgactactgtctcaacctttttggcaaagcgcttggtgaagctgagtttaactgtttgttggatggagattgttttcaaacaatgcccttgttttgactgagctcgttaagataatcattctcaggcttgttgtcctgcagatgtgtgtgcgtgggttattgaccggtgtgtgtgtaaatgacagttacacctgttaactgaaaagcggctttttcgctgtcggtttcttccgaacaacttgcgattgtgtcaaaaccgtagctgctatcaaaaaaccgattacactgtgagatgcggacaagtctgggccagatgtacgtgtgttttatgtccagatattctttagaaaaatgacaaaatggtcgacttaaaaagactctgcgactcagagaacaggagtttgtattgtatgcagtgagatttgggttcggcgaacctcccgaactaaatcctctggtgagagaaccgtacctcgtatcagagtgtactatagatcatcggactcccgagaacttcctgagtccgaccatctcctcgttttattcctgacacaacaacttttcgttttatggcgatctaaagacaggaggcatttctgctttgctcacaaaacagctctgaattttaacatgggacttaatgggagaacaggagggcgctggctgcacaaaacgtctcactatttaaattcagtaagtctctcggctttttcgaggacatcacacgaaagaggacaagtttgtctacaaactgatcccaaaattatgcgtgtagagtgtaatttgtggccgtagcgacgagaaaaagagaagattttcagatcgtttttagactctgtgccactctagcacgcactctagcacgaacattccgcgcaatacacacccattataatctcaaaatttcccgccaaacgatcactgtcattgaacagtgactgatcaaaaactataggaccaatcaaaatgtggatgaacacaccaatagaccagacttgggtctacattttaaagttgaaatgaagtctctcggtgaatgtatgcctgagctacagatgtttgaaaaactccaatttcaatcttgtttttttcgcccgtcccattcatttcttatgggaaatttatcgcagtttttcgcgtcgtagcacaccgatcccgaacaatacgcacgttttgatatataatttgtgagggttttctcaaagctgtgggacgagtttgaggacgaaaacttggaggaagatgaaaaataataactagaaaattccctctgggaaattttgaaagggacacggggtgtgttcgagccgacaaaattatctacgttttaaagt is a genomic window containing:
- the igbp1 gene encoding immunoglobulin-binding protein 1; amino-acid sequence: MAECEKNSDVRQSLSSDAEPPKLSDLLDRGWKIFEEVDSTNEPLGSTSIQIRVKRGMSMLEEASRMVAQLDLFSRNEELEEVATVDLKYLLLPALLGALTMKQTNRDKRLEIVQTAQAYFMDFLRRCKEYNISRFEMPKSTNENTSSDEASENGFSTATTAPCSSDLISMAAHRQGKIERYRQKKELETRLSVVRRAVDSGQTDDEVSRDFYILNLQRWVTLCLEEIESIDQEMEILKKMDGLKQGATKQPTQPVRPPMKPFILTKDAVQAQVFGAGYPSLPTMTVDDWYEQHRKHGALPDQGLPRKIAMEEDTEANEREEEEKEKQAENNDESLLRARNWDEWKDTHRKGYGNRHNMG